CACCGTATCCTGCACGTGCACCGCAACGTGCCCGGCGTACTGAGCGAGATCAATACAACTTTGAGCAAGAACAATATCAACATCCTGGGCCAATACCTCAAAACGAACGACGAGATCGGGTATGTGGTGCTGGATGTAGACAGAAAAATATCCAATACAGCCTTCCAGCTATTGAAAGATGTGAAGGAGACGATCAAGGTGAGGCTGTTGTACTAAAGCATACTCATGGACAACGAAACCATCAGACAGTTAAAAGAAGCAGTAGAATTATCTCCTGAGAATGTACCCCTGCGCCTTCACCTGGCGGAAGTGATGCTGAAAGCAAAAATGTATGCGGATGCATCCTCCCAGTTCAGTGAAGTGCTGGCAAGAAGTTACGGAAATCTCAAAGCGAAGCTCGGCCTGGCCGAAGCTTCGTTCTATCAGCACAAATATTCAACAGCGCTCATCATCTATGAAGAGATACAGGATAGTATGCCTGTTCCCGCCATGGTGCTCTACGTGAAATGCCTGTTGAAAGAAAACTCACGCGCACAGGCTGTGGAAGTGTACCAGAAAGTGATTGCCCTTCATCCTGAATTCAGGGATGAGGAGATCGATCAGATGCTGCGTATGTCCGGCCACGGTAGTGCTTCCGATCATGAGGAAGAAGAGGAGGAAGATTATGCACGAACCGACTCAGACAGCAAATATTTCCTGCAGAAACCCGATGTGAAATTCTCCGATGTAGGAGGGATGAAGCGCATCAAGGACGAGATCGCCATCAAGATCATCCAGCCGCTGAAGAACCCGGAGCTCTACAAGGCTTTCGGCAAGAAAACAGGAGGCGGGATATTGTTGTATGGGCCTCCGGGTTGCGGAAAGACTTTCATTGCCAAAGCTACGGCAGGGGAGATCGATGCGAAATTCATCAGCATTGGTCTGCATGATATTCTCGACATGTGGATCGGCAACAGTGAAAAGAACCTGCACGCCATATTTGAACTGGCCCGCAAGAATGCGCCCTGTGTGCTTTTCTTTGATGAGGTGGATGCCATGGGCGCCAGCCGTAACGATATGAAGCAGTCGGCCATGCGTCATGTGATCAACCAGTTCCTTTCTGAAATGGATGGCGTGAACAGCAGCAATGAAGGCGTACTGATCCTTGCCGCTACCAATGCTCCCTGGAGCGTGGACCCGGCATTCCGCCGTCCCGGCCGCTTCGACCGCGTGATCTTTGTAGAGCCACCGGACGAAAAAGCGCGTGAAGAGATCATGGAAAGCATGCTGCAGAATAAACCTGTGCAGGATGTGGATGTGAAGAAAATAGCGAAGGAAACGAATGATTATTCCGGCGCTGACCTGCAGGCCGTGATCGATATCGCCATCGAAGATAAGCTCCGCGAATCCCTCAGCAGCGGTGTATTACAGCCTATCGGCACCAAAGATCTGCTGAAAGGAGTGAAAGCACATCGCCCCACAACCCTGGAATGGTTTGCCTCCGCGCGCAATTACGCACTCTACGCAAACGAGTCCGGCCTCTATGATGATATCCTGAAATTCCTTAAGATCAAAAAGTAAGCATGGCGGACACTATCGTTTTGATACAAAGAGCGCATCTGCTGCTCTCGCAGGGAAGGTCAGAAGACGCCATCAGGCAACTCAGTGAAGTGCTGCAGGCCGATCCCAATAATGATCATGCCCTTTCGCTCATGGCCCGCGCCCGCTTTGATCAGAAAAGATACAAGGAGGGAATGGATCTGGCGCAGCGCGCCATCAGCCTGGAACCTACAGAAAGTTATTACTATTATCTGCTGGCTTTCGGTTTTTACAGCGTGGACAATAACGCTCATGCACAGTTGAATATTCGCAAGGCTATCGAACTGCATCCTTATCAACCTGATTATTTCGGGCTATGGGCATTGCTCTTGCTGGAAAAGAATATGTTCAGCGATGCGCTGGAAAAAGCAAATGACGGGCTCAGCATCGATCCTGAAAATATCAGTTGTCTCAATGCACGCGCCACTGCACTCAATAAACTGGACCGAACCGATGAGAGTATCGATACGATGCGGACCGTACTGGACCAGGACCCGGAGAATTATTACACGCATATCACTGTAGGCTGGAACCTGCTGGAAAAAGGAAAGCAGAAAGAAGCGACCGTACATTTCCGCGAAGCGCTTCGTCTCAATCCCAATGCAGAGGCCGCCAGGGCAGGATTGAAGCAATCGCTCAAAGCGAATATCCCTCCTTACAAGTGGTTACTGCAATACAGTTTCTGGATCAATAACAAGAGCAAGAATGCCAAATGGGCGATACCTATCGGCATCTACCTGGGTGTAAGAGCCATCGATATCCTTTCCAAACATGCTTCACCCGCTGTAGCGATGGCTGGAAAGGTCATTGTTGGGCTGTATATCCTGGTGGCACTGGCTTCCTGGTTCATCAATCCACTGGCGAATATTTTTCTATTTTTCCATAAAGACGGGAAGCATGCACTTACCGGCAGTGAGAAATGGGGTGCAGTGCTCACCACTTCTGCTTTGTTATCGGGCGTAGGGCTCCTGATCTATCATCTGGCTACACAAACCGGCGATGAATCCGTGTATTTCATTTCCGGCGTGATAGCGCTGACGCTGGCATTACCGCTGAGCGTTCTCGAACTTCCGTTACGCCTCCGCAACAATACAATCGGGCAACTCTATGCGATGGCGCTGATACTGACCGGACTGGTGTTCATCGGTTTGACTTTTGCAGGGCTGATGACCATCAACCTGTTCTGGGTATATGTTATTGCAGCGATCGCATTTACCTGGGTTGCATCGTTTGTGCGCAGATAAAATCAAAAGATCATTCATATGCAACTGCCCGGATTTTGAAAGAAAATCCGGGCAGTTCCTTTTAATAAGGTACACAAAAGAAACGCAGAAAAGTTCTGCCGTGTCTGCCTGGTTAAACAAATGATAAAAAACATCCAAATACTTTCTAACTTTCAATAAATATTGAAAAATATGTAACTTTACACCGCATTTAAAGCATCCCTTATGAAAGTTGTGATAGTAGGAGGCGGCTTCGGTGGCCTCCGGTTAGCCCGGAAACTGAACAACAAACCCGGATTTGAAGTAACCCTGTTAGACAGATTCAATTATCACCAGTTTCAACCTTTGTTCTACCAGGTAGCTACGGCAGGCCTCGATGCCAGCAATATTTCCTTCCCGCTTCGGAAAGTATTCCACAAATCAAAGAATGTACGCATCCGTTTGGGTGAGCTCAAAGAAGTGGTGCACGATCAGAACCTGATCCGAACTTCCATTGGAGATATGGAATACGATGTACTGGTGCTGGCCACCGGCGCAGGCACTAATTTCTTCGGCAACAAAGCCCTGGAAGAACATGCATTCCCGATGAAAAGCACCATCGAAGCGCTGCAGCTGCGTCATACGCTGATCCAGCATTTTGAAGATGCCCTGCAGGCAACAACACCCGAAGAAATGGAACAACTGCTCACGCTGGTGGTAGTGGGTGGTGGCCCTACAGGCGTGGAGCTCAGCGGCGCACTGGCTGAATTGAAAAGATATGTGCTGCCCAAGGACTTCCCTGAGATCGACTTCACCAAAATGAAGATCTATCTTCTCGAAGGCTCTCCCCGCACGCTGGCGGCCATGAGCGAAAAATCTTCCGCCGATTCACGCAAATACCTGGAAAAGCTGGGCGTTACCGTTATGACAGGCACAGCCGTGCAGGATTACGATGGTGAAACTGTACTGCTGAAAAATGGTTCCGTCATCCGTTCCAAACTGGTGATCTGGGCCGCTGGTATCAAGGGTAACCTGCCCGCAGGTATCAGGCCTGAGCTGATAGCAAGAGGCAACAGGGTAAAGGTGGACGGCTTCAACAAAGTACTGGATACCGCCAACGTATATGCGATCGGCGATATCGCCAGTATGGAACTGCCTGACTATCCTAACGGTCACCCTCAGGTGGCCGCCGTGGCTATTCAACAGGCCGACCAGTTAGCAGCCAACCTGATAAGGATCGAGAGCAAGAGCAGCGCAAAACATATCAAAAGCTTCAGCTATTATGATAAGGGCTCCATGGCTACTGTAGGCCGTAACCTGGCGGTGGTGGACATTCCCCGCCCAAAATTGCACATGAAGGGATTCCCTGCCTGGATGGTTTGGATGGGATTGCACCTGATGCTGATCCTGGGCGTGAAGAACAGGTTGTTCGTATTTTTGAACTGGTTGTACAGCTACTTTACTTACGACCAAAGCCTGAGATTATTGTTCAATAATACCAAACCACCGAAAAGGACAGCCCATGTCAAAGCCATTCCTAACCGCCGCCTGGAAGAATTTAGTGCTAATTAATTACAGTGTTGATCCTTCAATACTGAAGCCTTATCTGCCTTATGGCGTGGAACTGGATACCTTCAATGGTATCCACTACCTGAGCCTGGTGGGTTTCATGTTCCGCGATACCAGTGTGATGGGTATGAAAATTCCTTTTCATGTAAACTTCCCGGAAGTGAATCTTCGCTTCTATGTAAAGTATAATGATCTTGGAAAATGGAAAAGAGGAGTGGTGTTCCTGAGTGAGATCGTACCGAAACATGCAGTGGCCTTTATCGCCAACAGCATTTATAGAGAGAATTACCGCCGTATGCCAATGCGGGTGACCGAAGAAATAGATGCGCACCGGATCAGTGCCAGTTACGAATGGAAATTCCGAAATTCCTGGAACCAGGTGGCTGTGTCTGCTCTCAACCAGCCAATTGTTTTACAGGAAGGATCCGAAGAAGAATTCATTACAGAACATTTCTGGGGCTATGCTAAATACTCAGCTGAAGAAGCTTCGGAATATCAGGTGAAGCATCCACGCTGGAATACTTTTAATGTAGATTCATATAATATTGAATGTGATTTCAGCTCCTTATACGGAAAGGCTTTTAGCGAACTCAACAACCAGGAGCCGGTTTCTGTTTTCTTTGCAGAAGGTTCCGCCATTGAAGTATATCCAAAACGTCTTGTATCCAGGTTTTGATTTGTTGCCGCCGGAAATCCAGCTTGCTATTCCAGCCCCAATTTCTTATTTTTGGTTAGCCTCTGCATTCAGTCCTGTATATCTCATATCCTGCCGTCACGAAAAGCTTTTACCTCCCTTGAAATCACTTCACCAGAAAATGATTTCTTATGCAGGAAATTGTAGACATCTCAAAAAGGCCACCGGGAAAACCTACTGACTGGATCCCCATCACTATTGCACTGAGCATTTTCTTTGCCGCAGCCATTACTGTTTTATTTTTTATGGAGCCCCCACAACCTCCCGGCGAACCTTCGCAGAAAGGAACAGGAACAGACAGCGCCCTGAACATAGATACACCCCAGGATCATCGGAACCACTGATCAGGTCTGCTATTCATGAGCATCCCTGCGCATTTGCTGCCGGAATGATTAGGGATAGTTTCTTTTCCCTATTTTTATCGCTCCGTCTGACCCACGGATCTGAACATTGAGCACCCATAACCAGGATAACCAACTGCTGCTGCGCATTGCTCAAGGCGACGAATCCGCCTTCCGGCAACTGTTTGACCAATACCGGGATCTCATCTATTCCTTTTCTTATCATCTTACCCAATCGGATATCATCGCAAAAGACGTTGTGCAGGATATCTTCGTAAAGATCTGGACCACCCGTTCCACGCTGGACCAGATTGTGAGCATCCGCGCCTGGATGCTGCGCCTCACGCGTAATCATGTGCTCAATGGCCTTAAAAGAAAAGCACATGAAGAAGCCCTGCTGCGCGAGATCGGCTCCAGGCTCTCACATTCTCTTCAGCCTACCGAAGAAGCCGTTCATTACCGCGAACTGGAAAAGCAATTGCAGCAAGCCATTGCTCAGCTTCCGCAACAGCAACAGCGTTGCTACCTTCTTAGCAGGGACGCAGGCATGAAGCACGATGAAATAGCCACTACACTTGGCATTTCACAGGAGACCGTAAAGAAGCATATCATGGCCGCCATCCAATCCATCAAAAAATACCTCACCCGCAGCGGCAACCTGCTGCCTGAATTCTTTCTCTTTTTCCTGTAATTTATTTTTCTGACAACTACCCCTGTGCTTTTTCCTGTTTGTCTGTTTACAGGATACCATCCTATATTCTTAACAAACAGAAAAAATGGACACAAACAGGATCGATTGGCTATTCAGGAAATATTTCGATGCCAGTTGTACAGAAGAGGAGAGAAGGGAGTTCCTTGAACTGGTGGCGCAGGGCCGGCAGGACGAAAACCTGCAACAATTGCTGGAAGAGAAATTACAGGAATATGCACCTGACAGAAAACTGGACCAGCTCAGCGCAGATGCTTTGTTCAATACCATCATGCAAAAAACAGATCAAAGAGAACCTGCACGCGTGGTGGAACTGAACAGGAGATCACCGCCTTATAAATGGCTGGTGGGTATTGCTGTTGCCATTGCCGTAGTGTGCCTGAACATCTGGTTCTGGGACAAGGATAATTATTCCGGTAACGATCCGCAGCAAGTGGAAGTCTTCAAAGAAAAAGACACTACACATCCCGTTCCCGGCACCAACAAAGCGATGCTGGTACTGGCCGATGGCAGTATCGTTGCGCTGGATTCCGCAAGCGATGGCACCATCGCCACACAAGGCAATACACGGGTATTGAAACAAGGTAAAGGCGAGCTTAGTTACGAAGCCGGTAACCATTCACAAAATGGAGAAGTGCAATTCAACACACTCTCCACACCTTACGGAGGACAGTATCGCATCAAACTGCCGGACGGTAGCCGTGTATGGCTGAATGCCGCCTCCAGCATACGTTATCCCACAGCATTCACCGGCAAAACAAGATCTGTTTCTATCACCGGCGAAGCCTATTTTGAAGTGGAAAGAAATACAGCAAAGCCCTTTGTGGTGCAGACAGGCAAAATGGGAGTTGAGGTGCTGGGCACTCACTTCAATGTGAATAGTTATGATGATGAACCTGTCAGCAGAACAACCCTGGTGGAAGGCAGTGTGAGAGTGAATACAGCAGGTTCCGCGCAGGATATAGCCGTTCTGAAACCTGGTGAACAGGCACAATGGAAACCGGAAGATGCAAAAATGAATATTAGAAAAGTGGACGTGGAATCCGTTACGGCGTGGAAGAATGGTTATTTCCATTTCGATGGAACGCCGGGAGCAGAAGTGATGAGACAGGTGAGCCGATGGTACGATGTGAACATCGAAATAAATGGAAAAGTGGGCAGGCACTTCAGAGGCATGATACCCCGCAATGCCTCGCTGGATGAAGTACTGCACATGCTGAGCCTGACAGGGGAATTCAAATACAAAACAGAAGGGAGGACCGTGCGGATCTTACCATAAGAATTGTTGACAGACATATAAAAATGGACTAACAAAAAAGCCGGTTTCAGATGGCGGTCTGACCCCGGCGAACGTAAAGGCTAATCCATTTTCCCGGAATACCGGGACTGCTTATTGTTTAACCTAAACTACACAAATGTATGTATTTAAACCTTCGCGGTAAAGGCCGTCCATTAACCGGCCTTTCACCAGTAGCCAAAACCTTGCGGATTATGAAATTGATTGCAATACTGCTGTTAGTTGGCTGTTTGCAGGTGAGCGCAAAAGGGTACGCTCAGAAGATCACACTGCATGAGAAAAACGCCCCGCTTCAGAAGATCTTCAAAGAGATCAGAAAGCAAAGCGGGTATCTTTTTTTGTACACTGACGAATTAATCAGGGATGCCAGGAATACCGATGTGGTAGTGAAGGAAGTTCCGCTGGAAGAAGCGCTGAGAGCGGCTTTCAAAGAACAGCCCCTCACTTTCACCATCGTGAACAAAACAATTATCGTTAGAAGAAAAGAGGAACCGGCCCCGGTACCAGCGGTTACTTTGGAGATCTTTGCCAAACATTCCATCAAAGGAACGGTAGTGGATGAAGACAATACGCCCATCAGCGGCGCTTCCGTTGTACTTAACGGCTCCAAACACGGCACCAGCACCGGCGCTGCCGGCGAATTTGTACTGAACGATGTGAACTCCGGAGAATACGAGATCGTAGTTACTTCCGTGGGATTTGCCAGGCTCACGCAAAAGATCAGGGTTAGGGACGAAAGCCTGAACCTGACGCTCACCCTCACAAAAAGCGCTTCCCGCCTCGATGAGATAGTGGTAACAGCATATGGCAGCGGCAGGCAGGGTAGTATCACAGGCTCCGTGAGCACCATGACCTCCAAACAACTGGAACACTCACCACGCGCATCAGTGCAGGATAACCTGCAGGGTAATGTGAGCGGTGTGATGGTATCTACAGGTTCAGGACAACCGGGATATTCCGGTAATGTTCGCATACGCGGTATCGGTAGTATCAATGCAGGCAACGTGCCCCTTTACGTGGTGGACGGAGTGCCGCTCTACGCCAGCGACCTCAACAGTCTCAATACTTCCGATGTGGCCAGCATCTCAGTACTGAAAGATGCTTCCGCCGCAACGCTCTATGGTTCCCGCGCCGCCAACGGGGTGATCATCATTACCACCAAAAAAGGAGTGGCCGGTAAAACGCAGTTCAGCGCTTCCGCTCAGACCGGCTCCAATACCATCACCAATGTGCAGGGCTCAACTCCTCTCAATACGAATGAAATGCTGGAACTGCTGAAAGAAGGTTGGGTGAATACAGGAAAGAATGCCGCGGACTTCGAAGCAGAAATGAAAGCGAACGGCGTTGATCCCACTATCAATACAGACTGGTTCGATGCACTGATCCGCAGAGGAGCCTACCAGCAATTTGACCTCTCTGCCAGCGGGGGTAACGATAAATCCAAATTCTATGCTTCAGCCAGCTACTACAACGCCAAAGCGCCCATGCTGGGCAGTGATTTCAAAAGATATACCACCAAGATCAATCTCAGCAACCAGGCCACTTCCAGATTCTCCTTCTCGCTCGGATTACTCGCCAGCGCCACCAAGTCGAATCTTGTGAAGGACGAAGGCAGCAATGCCAATCCCGTTCGCGCTTATAAACGCTACCAGCCCTGGCTGAGGATCTACAAAGACGATGGCTCCTATGATCTCAGTTATTCCAACAACTACAATCCCGTGGCATTCGTGAAAGAGAACCGGCTCACGCAGGACAGGTATAATTTCCTCGGAAATATCGGCGCCAAACTGGTGATCATAAATGGCCTTACACTGGAAACGCAGAACAGCGTTGACTTTCAGTATTCTGAAAATTTCGATTATGCAAAGTCGGGCATCGGTACAGCAAGGACCAATGGTGGTATCGCCGATTACGGAACCGGCAAGATCATAAACTTTGTGAGCACTAATATCCTTCGTTATAAAAAAGACTGGGGCGTACATGGCCTCGAAACTTTTATCGGTTATGAAGGACAAAAAATCCAGTCCTCCGGTGTTACCCTCACCAAAAGGAATTTCATACCCAACACGTATACGCTGGACAATGCATCCGTACTGGTTTCCGGAGGAAGCTCCGGCACCAGCAATACATTGATGGGCGGCTTCAGCAATGTTTCCTATAATTACGACGGCAGGTATTATTTATCCGGCTCATTCAGAAGGGATGGTTCCTCCCGCTTCGGAGAGGACCAGAAATTCGGTAATTTCTGGTCAGTAGGCGCCAGCTGGAATGTAGCTGCCGAAAAATTCATGCACACGCAGAAGCTTTTCTCCGATCTGCGTCTCCGTGTAACCTATGGCAGCAATGGCAACCAGAGCATCGGAGATTTTGAGTCGAGAGGTTTGTATGGCAATACCTATTCCTACGATAATAACCCCGGCTTTGCTTTGATCCAGTATGGCAATGAGCTGCTTACCTGGGAAAAGAACAAACCTTTCAATGTTGGTGTGGATTTCGGGATCCTGAATTCCCGTATCCAGGGCTCGCTGGAATATTATGTGCGAACCACTTCAGCGCTGTTGCTGGAGCGTCCGGTTTCCGCTACCAACGGTGTTACCAGTGTGATGCAGAATATCGGATCGATGGAGAACAGTGGGATCGAACTGGAGATGAACAGTCTGAATATCCAGTCCAAAGAGAACGGCTTCAGCTGGAATACACGATTCATGTTCGCTACGCTCAAAAACAAGATCACCAGGCTGCAAAGCCCGATAGTAGGCACTTTCAACCGTTACGAAGGCGGCGATTTCTACCAGTATTACCTGCCCGGATTTGCAGGAGCTGATGAGAACAATGGTGAATCGCTCTGGTATACAGACGGCACCAAGAGCACTACCACCAATGTATACGGAAATGCGGCGCGCTTCAACCAGGGCTCGGCATTGCCGGACTGGTATGCAGGCATCACCAATACTTTTGCATTCAAAGGTATCAGTCTCAGCTTCCAGTTCTATGGCAATTTCGGTAACAAACTCTATGATAACTGGGGCTCCAACTCTTATGGCGACGGATCAGCCGGTTTCGGTCCTACATCAGCGTTACCCCGCTACTATTACGAGAACAGATGGCAGAAGGCAGGCGATAAAGGCAAACAACCCAAAGTGATGTACCGCGGCTCGCAAAGCGGCTCCAGCAACCATTCCAGCACGAGGTTCCTCTATGATGGCGACTATATCCGTCTCCGTGATATCACTGTTGGCTACGAACTCCCCAAACAATGGATCAACAACCTGCACCTCGGCAGCGCACGCATCTATCTTCGTTCCAACAACCTTTATACCTGGCTGAAGGACGACCGCCTCAGTTTCGATCCGGAAGTTGGCGTGGATGGCTATGTAGACCAGAATGCGCCTATCTACAAAACGATCCTGGTTGGTCTCGATATCAAGTTCTGATAAATAGAAAAATGAACAACAATGAAACATCTTACCATACATAAAATATTACCGGCACTATTATTGACCGCTGCCTTCGGCTCCTGTACCAAAGGATTCCTGAGCACATCGCCTCAGCAATCCACTGCGCTGGACAAAGTGATTGTTGACCTGCCATCCACCCGCGGCGCCATCAACGGCATCTACTCTTTGCTGAAAAGTGCAGATTATTACGGACGTACCATGTTCGTGAATGCAGACCTGCTGGCCGATAACGCTTATATCAGCAAGAAGAATTCAGGCCGTTACCTGCCCAACGACCAGTATGGGATCACCAGTAACGACAGCCGCGTTCGCGCCACCTGGAACCAGCTCTACCTGCTGATCGCGAATGCGAATATCCTGATCCGGAAAGGTGAGGCTTTGCAGTTGCCTGCTTCCGAAGAGCCCGAGAAGAACCATATTCTCGGTGAGGCCTATACGCTGCGGGCACTCGCTTACCTTGACCTGGCAAGGACCTATGCGCAGCCTTATAATTTCACGCCCGATGCTTCGCACCTGGGAGTGCCCGTGGTTACCCAAACCATCCCAGACAACAGTAATATCATTTCTCCCAAACGCAATACGGCGAAAGAAACCTACAAGCAGATCGTGGATGACCTGGTGAAAGCCACCACCTTACTAACGGCAACGCCTATAGGATTCAGTGCCTCCAACAAAGGTAAAGTAACACTGAACGGAGCCAGGGCCTTATTGAGCAGGGTGTATCTTTACATGGAAGACTGGCCCAATGCGGAAGCCATGGCCACCGAAGTGATCGGCGCCAATAAGCATAGCCTGATAGCACGGGACAAGCTGCTCACTGATTTCGGGCTGCAGAACAACAGTGAAACTATTTTCGAAGTGCATTATCTCACCACCGATAATCTCGGTAGTGATCAGCTCACCAATTTCACTTTACAGTCCGGCAGCTACGGAGACCTGCTCGCCACAGACGATCTTTACAATGCTTATGAAGCAACCGATGCCCGGAGAGCTTTCCTCATCAAGGGCAAACGTTCAGGCAGCGGGGGAGAGAACCCGGCTGTGATCATCAACAAATACACGAATATTTCCACTTTCGAAGAGGGCATCAAAATAATGCGCCTGGCAGAAGTTTATCTCAACCGCGCTGAAGCACGCGCCATGCAGCCCGGCAAGGAAGCCGATGCCGTGGCGGATATCGATGTGATCAAAAAACGCGCGTTTGCCACTCCCGCACCCACAACGGAAACAGGCGCTGCACTGTTACAACTGATCAAAAACGAAAGAAGAAGGGAGCTGCCATTTGAAGGGCAAAGGCTCTTCGATCTCACAAGATGGAAACAAGGTTTCACCAAGTATCGCTCGGGTAATGTTACTATCAGTATCGACTATCCGAATCTCAGGACCATCATGCCGATACCGCTGGCTGAGATCAATGCCAATCCGAATATCGAGCCCAATGATGGATACGGGAATTAAATTATAGTTAAGGCTCTTATCTTGAAACCGCATCTCCCGCAGGTGCGGTTTTCGTTTTGGTGTGCCCGGTCACTCGCCGGGAGGCAGCTGACTGGCTGCTCCCGGTTTTTTTGTATCTTTAGAAACCTGCCCTGGCACGATCTTTTTGAATCAGAATAAAAAGTACAATTATGAATACCAGCGGTCGCCCGGATCAAATGAATACATTATTGGAAGTGCTCAACAAATGCAAGGACCGGAGCATGGATATTGCATTTGAATATACGCCACAAGGCCTTACAGCAGGAAAAGATGGCAAGAAGGTTTATCAGCCTTCAGATCTCAGGATCCTTAAAACCTATCGTTTTGAGGGTATGAGCAATCCCGATGACAGTTCCATCCTCTACATCATCGAAGCCAATGACGGCACCAAAGGATACGTAATAGATTCTTATGGCGCTTATTCCAACCATGACGACCAGGCGGGATATGATAATTTCATCCGCCAGATTGAAGTGGAAGACAGGGATGAACAGCTTCTTTTCTCGCTATAATCATTGCAATCATATTGGGATCATCCGGCAATACCGGATGATTTTTTTATTCCTGCAATCGGAAATAAGTCTTTACTGCTTCATAATTGCTGTAATCCACCGGCGGCCTGGCCACTGAATTGGCGGCAGCATTCCCTGCTATCACCACGTATTTGAACTCCTGGGTGGGAACCACCACATCACCGATATACGGCGCTGTTCCTATACTTGCATTATCTGTATACTGGAAATAATAATACAATTGAAGCAGTCCAACTCTATAAGTGTAATTCCGCATGATCATGTAGCCGTAATTGCCCGAGGGATTGGAGTGGGGAAGCGGGGTCCAGCTATCCGGGAGCATGGCGGAGCCGGCGGGGATCTTCATATATACCAGTACGGTCCCGTTATTGAATATATCCTGTGTTAGCGATGCAACGGATACATTGGCCATTTTAGCGGGATAGGAAGTGGTAGCATTCCCGTTCCTGATGCTCCAGGAATCTCTTGCATATTTGCTGTTGTCCAGGATAAAAGCTCCTGTGATCACGTTGGCATTTCCGTTGGCGCCATCCTGTCCATTCTTCCCGTTTTCGCCGGCTGGTCCCTGCGGGCCTTCCTTTGAGCAGGAAAAAAGAAAAAATGAAAAGAAGAAAAGGAGGATCAGCTGTTTGAGAGCGCTCATGTTGATGGTATTTTGATTGTTTCCCCGGGAATTCCGGACCGTCAAGATTAGGCAAAGCCCGGAGGGCATAACATACCCAAAAGGGGGATTTTGATCCTTTACAGGGAAAATATCCGAGATTTGTACTGCCATCCCGTAATAAAAAGTCTT
This portion of the Pseudobacter ginsenosidimutans genome encodes:
- a CDS encoding YqjF family protein; this encodes MSKPFLTAAWKNLVLINYSVDPSILKPYLPYGVELDTFNGIHYLSLVGFMFRDTSVMGMKIPFHVNFPEVNLRFYVKYNDLGKWKRGVVFLSEIVPKHAVAFIANSIYRENYRRMPMRVTEEIDAHRISASYEWKFRNSWNQVAVSALNQPIVLQEGSEEEFITEHFWGYAKYSAEEASEYQVKHPRWNTFNVDSYNIECDFSSLYGKAFSELNNQEPVSVFFAEGSAIEVYPKRLVSRF
- a CDS encoding FecR family protein; translation: MDTNRIDWLFRKYFDASCTEEERREFLELVAQGRQDENLQQLLEEKLQEYAPDRKLDQLSADALFNTIMQKTDQREPARVVELNRRSPPYKWLVGIAVAIAVVCLNIWFWDKDNYSGNDPQQVEVFKEKDTTHPVPGTNKAMLVLADGSIVALDSASDGTIATQGNTRVLKQGKGELSYEAGNHSQNGEVQFNTLSTPYGGQYRIKLPDGSRVWLNAASSIRYPTAFTGKTRSVSITGEAYFEVERNTAKPFVVQTGKMGVEVLGTHFNVNSYDDEPVSRTTLVEGSVRVNTAGSAQDIAVLKPGEQAQWKPEDAKMNIRKVDVESVTAWKNGYFHFDGTPGAEVMRQVSRWYDVNIEINGKVGRHFRGMIPRNASLDEVLHMLSLTGEFKYKTEGRTVRILP
- a CDS encoding ATP-binding protein; this translates as MDNETIRQLKEAVELSPENVPLRLHLAEVMLKAKMYADASSQFSEVLARSYGNLKAKLGLAEASFYQHKYSTALIIYEEIQDSMPVPAMVLYVKCLLKENSRAQAVEVYQKVIALHPEFRDEEIDQMLRMSGHGSASDHEEEEEEDYARTDSDSKYFLQKPDVKFSDVGGMKRIKDEIAIKIIQPLKNPELYKAFGKKTGGGILLYGPPGCGKTFIAKATAGEIDAKFISIGLHDILDMWIGNSEKNLHAIFELARKNAPCVLFFDEVDAMGASRNDMKQSAMRHVINQFLSEMDGVNSSNEGVLILAATNAPWSVDPAFRRPGRFDRVIFVEPPDEKAREEIMESMLQNKPVQDVDVKKIAKETNDYSGADLQAVIDIAIEDKLRESLSSGVLQPIGTKDLLKGVKAHRPTTLEWFASARNYALYANESGLYDDILKFLKIKK
- a CDS encoding tetratricopeptide repeat protein; this translates as MADTIVLIQRAHLLLSQGRSEDAIRQLSEVLQADPNNDHALSLMARARFDQKRYKEGMDLAQRAISLEPTESYYYYLLAFGFYSVDNNAHAQLNIRKAIELHPYQPDYFGLWALLLLEKNMFSDALEKANDGLSIDPENISCLNARATALNKLDRTDESIDTMRTVLDQDPENYYTHITVGWNLLEKGKQKEATVHFREALRLNPNAEAARAGLKQSLKANIPPYKWLLQYSFWINNKSKNAKWAIPIGIYLGVRAIDILSKHASPAVAMAGKVIVGLYILVALASWFINPLANIFLFFHKDGKHALTGSEKWGAVLTTSALLSGVGLLIYHLATQTGDESVYFISGVIALTLALPLSVLELPLRLRNNTIGQLYAMALILTGLVFIGLTFAGLMTINLFWVYVIAAIAFTWVASFVRR
- a CDS encoding RNA polymerase sigma factor — encoded protein: MSTHNQDNQLLLRIAQGDESAFRQLFDQYRDLIYSFSYHLTQSDIIAKDVVQDIFVKIWTTRSTLDQIVSIRAWMLRLTRNHVLNGLKRKAHEEALLREIGSRLSHSLQPTEEAVHYRELEKQLQQAIAQLPQQQQRCYLLSRDAGMKHDEIATTLGISQETVKKHIMAAIQSIKKYLTRSGNLLPEFFLFFL
- a CDS encoding NAD(P)/FAD-dependent oxidoreductase encodes the protein MKVVIVGGGFGGLRLARKLNNKPGFEVTLLDRFNYHQFQPLFYQVATAGLDASNISFPLRKVFHKSKNVRIRLGELKEVVHDQNLIRTSIGDMEYDVLVLATGAGTNFFGNKALEEHAFPMKSTIEALQLRHTLIQHFEDALQATTPEEMEQLLTLVVVGGGPTGVELSGALAELKRYVLPKDFPEIDFTKMKIYLLEGSPRTLAAMSEKSSADSRKYLEKLGVTVMTGTAVQDYDGETVLLKNGSVIRSKLVIWAAGIKGNLPAGIRPELIARGNRVKVDGFNKVLDTANVYAIGDIASMELPDYPNGHPQVAAVAIQQADQLAANLIRIESKSSAKHIKSFSYYDKGSMATVGRNLAVVDIPRPKLHMKGFPAWMVWMGLHLMLILGVKNRLFVFLNWLYSYFTYDQSLRLLFNNTKPPKRTAHVKAIPNRRLEEFSAN